Proteins encoded by one window of Cannabis sativa cultivar Pink pepper isolate KNU-18-1 chromosome 4, ASM2916894v1, whole genome shotgun sequence:
- the LOC115714007 gene encoding uncharacterized protein LOC115714007 gives MASSPSSLKAQNSNKSTHSEASTSPPPISSQDHFQDDDSGFQTAPSSPTPEPAVPPPNSSTFPVDVSPQSGTSTQISPPPPTQTIKPSSSLPALLHERDALPSHHLLKIKSFSTLLKSPIEKFSNDFKAGGYEWNFTIYPNGDKNKDGENYISVYLEIVETSNLPAGWEVNAIFNFFIFDHIRDKYVGLQDTTVKRFHFMKTQWGVVKFIDLETFNNPCNGYLVNDTCGFGVEVFVVKTTSKAQCFSLINKPVTYQVGWVFSNVIKTTVERYITEYSVFGDYKWRLLFFPKGYQVEGNKINNIISIFLDVDNSTLSAGSKLLVHFTIRLEDKKKNSNHFERSDTTALGSGARGFRNFMSETKFKDPENGFVVDDKCHISVEFEVLGVVTLE, from the exons ATGGCATCTTCCCCATCATCCTTGAAAgctcaaaattctaacaaaagtACACACAGTGAAGCTTCTACATCACCACCTCCTATTTCTTCACAAGATCATTTTCAAGATGATGACTCTGGTTTTCAAACAGCTCCTTCTTCTCCCACGCCAGAACCAGCTGTGCCTCCTCCCAATTCCTCTACTTTTCCGGTAGATGTTTCACCCCAAAGCGGAACTTCAACTCAAATCTCTCCTCCTCCTCCGACCCAGACTATCAAACCCTCTTCCTCTCTTCCTGCCCTACTACATG AGAGAGATGCTCTCCCAAGCCACCATTTGCTCAAAATTAAGTCCTTTTCAACACTTTTGAAATCTCCCATAGAAAAATTCAGTAATGATTTTAAAGCTGGGGGCTACGAATG GAACTTTACTATATACCCAAATGGGGACAAGAACAAAGATGGAGAAAACTATATATCTGTCTACTTGGAAATAGTGGAAACAAGTAATCTTCCTGCTGGTTGGGAAGTCAATGCtatctttaatttctttatattTGATCATATTCGCGATAAATATGTTGGTCTCCAAG ATACGACAGTAAAGCGATTCCATTTTATGAAGACACAATGGGGTGTCGTCAAGTTTATTGATCTTGAAACATTTAACAATCCATGCAATGGTTACCTTGTTAATGACACATGTGGTTTTGGTGTTGAGGTTTTTGTGGTTAAAACTACATCGAAAGCGCAGTGTTTTAGTTTGATAAACAAGCCTGTGACTTATCAGGTCGGTTGGGTTTTTAGTAATGTGATAAAAACAACAGTCGAACGTTATATAACTGAGTACTCTGTTTTTGGAGATTACAAATG GAGGCTGCTGTTTTTTCCTAAAGGATACCAAGTAGAAGGCAATAAGATCAACAATATCATATCAATATTTCTTGATGTAGATAATTCAACTCTTTCTGCTGGCTCTAAGCTACTTGTGCATTTCACTATTCGATTGgaagacaaaaagaaaaatagcaaCCATTTTGAACGAAGCG ATACCACTGCACTTGGTTCCGGTGCTCGGGGATTTCGTAATTTTATGTCAGAAACTAAGTTCAAAGACCCAGAAAATGGATTTGTGGTGGATGACAAATGCCATATAAGTGTAGAATTTGAAGTACTTGGTGTAGTAACACTAGAATAA
- the LOC133037300 gene encoding uncharacterized protein LOC133037300, whose product MASSPWSLKPRISNRKTETDTSSSSTSLPPLPPNNIHLSQYYDSGFHTAPSSPPPEPPPPPPTTTTFSADFSSQTGTLIQLSSPPSPLTTKPSSPLTTVLHERDALPSHNLLKVKSFSTLAKSSIEKLSNDFEAGGYKWNFCIYPNGDKSKDGEDYISVYLEILETITLPAGWEVNAIFNFFLFDHIRDKYVGTQDASVRRFHCMKKQWGVVKFIDLETFNDPYNGYLVNDTCSFGIEVFIVKTRSKAECLTLIDNPVTHKASWSFSAVTKGTRKLLETPFVVGGDYKWRLLFYPSGYQIEGNKINNITSVFLNVDTSTLSAGTKLLVHFTFRLEDKKNGKHFERSDTKLFGSAARGFREFISETKFRDPENGLLVNDECLIRVEYEVLGVVTQE is encoded by the exons ATGGCATCTTCGCCATGGTCGTTGAAACCCCGAATTTCCAACAGAAAAACAGAGACTGACACTTCATCTTCTTCTACATCACTACCTCCTCTTCCCCCTAATAATATACATCTTTCTCAATATTACGACTCCGGATTTCATACAGCCCCGTCTTCACCACCGCCGGAGCCACCACCACCTCCTCCCACCACTACTACTTTTTCAGCTGATTTTTCATCCCAAACCGGAACTCTCATTCAATTGTCTTCTCCTCCTTCGCCACTGACTACCAAACCTTCTTCCCCACTTACCACCGTACTACATG AAAGAGATGCTCTACCGAGCCACAATTTGCTCAAAGTCAAGTCCTTTTCGACACTTGCGAAGTCGTCCATCGAGAAATTAAGTAATGATTTTGAAGCAGGGGGATACAAATG GAACTTTTGTATATACCCAAATGGGGACAAGAGCAAAGATGGGGAAGATTATATATCTGTTTACTTGGAAATTTTGGAAACAATTACTCTCCCTGCTGGTTGGGAGGTTAATGCTATCTTTAATTTCTTTCTATTTGATCATATTCGTGACAAGTATGTCGGTACCCAAG ATGCTTCAGTTAGGAGATTCCATTGTATGAAGAAACAATGGGGTGTGGTCAAATTCATTGATCTTGAAACATTTAATGATCCATACAATGGTTACCTTGTTAATGACACATGTAGTTTTGGTATTGAAGTTTTCATAGTAAAAACTAGATCGAAAGCTGAGTGTTTAACATTAATAGACAATCCTGTGACTCACAAGGCCAGTTGGAGTTTCTCTGCTGTGACTAAAGGAACACGTAAACTTCTAGAAACTCCTTTCGTTGTTGGTGGAGACTACAAATG GAGGCTTTTATTCTATCCAAGTGGTTACCAAATAGAAGGGAATAAGATCAACAATATCACATCAGTATTTCTTAATGTGGATACTTCGACACTTTCTGCTGGCACTAAATTACTTGTGCATTTCACATTTCGACTGGAAGACAAAAAGAATGGTAAACATTTTGAGCGAAGTG ATACCAAACTGTTTGGTTCTGCTGCTCGGGGATTTCGGGAGTTCATATCAGAGACTAAATTCCGAGACCCAGAGAATGGTTTACTTGTGAATGATGAATGCCTCATCAGAGTAGAGTATGAAGTTCTTGGTGTAGTTACACAAGAATAG
- the LOC115714008 gene encoding uncharacterized protein LOC115714008 codes for MASSPSSHKRTESVISSSSFSSPPPNMYFASQHHIPNNHSGFQTAPSSPAPAPPSTSTTFSADVLLQSGPLTQVSSPLSSHTTKPFTPLPAVLDERDALPSHHLLKIKSFSKLSKLPIEKFSNDFEAGGYKWNFSIYPTGDKSKDGEDHISVYLEIAETSTLPTGWEVNAIFNFFVFDQIRDKYVGPQDAIVRRFHCMKKQWGIVKFIDLETFNNPYNGYLVNDTCSFGVEVFTVKTNSKAECLSLINSPVTRKISLSFSNVSKPTSRIQSGLFPAGDYKWRVLFYANGCQLEGNKTNNIVSLFLVVDASTLAADTKILVHYTFRVHDKRNGNHFERSDMGLFDSSPRGFREFMTQTKFKDIENGYVVGDTCHIDVELKVLGLVKVE; via the exons ATGGCATCTTCTCCATCATCACACAAGAGAACAGAGAGTGtaatttcttcatcatcattttcatcaccTCCTCCAAATATGTACTTCGCTTCTCAGCATCACATTCCAAATAACCACTCCGGCTTTCAAACAGCTCCTTCTTCGCCGGCGCCGGCGCCTCCATCCACAAGTACTACTTTTTCGGCTGATGTTTTACTCCAAAGTGGGCCTTTAACTCAAGTTTCTTCTCCTCTTTCCTCCCACACTACCAAACCCTTTACTCCTCTTCCTGCTGTACTTGATG AAAGAGATGCTCTGCCCAGTCACCATTTGCTCAAAATTAAGTCATTTTCCAAACTTTCCAAATTGCCCATAGAGAAATTCAGTAATGATTTTGAAGCTGGGGGCTACAAATG GAACTTTTCTATATACCCAACTGGGGACAAAAGCAAAGATGGAGAAGACCATATATCTGTGTACTTGGAAATAGCCGAAACAAGTACTCTCCCTACTGGTTGGGAAGTTAATGCTATCTTTAATTTCTTTGTATTCGATCAAATTCGTGACAAATATGTTGGTCCACAAG ATGCTATAGTAAGGCGATTCCATTGTATGAAGAAACAATGGGGCATTGTCAAATTCATTGATCTCGAAACATTTAACAATCCTTACAATGGTTACCTTGTCAATGACACATGTAGTTTCGGCGTTGAAGTTTTCACAGTCAAAACTAATTCGAAAGCAGAGTGTTTATCATTGATAAATAGTCCGGTAACTCGGAAGATTAGTTTGAGTTTTTCTAATGTTTCAAAACCAACAAGCAGAATTCAAAGTGGGTTATTTCCTGCAGGAGACTATAAATG GAGAGTGTTGTTCTATGCAAATGGATGCCAATTAGAAGGCAATAAAACCAACAATATTGTTTCGCTATTCCTTGTTGTGGATGCTTCAACGCTTGCTGCTGACACCAAAATACTTGTGCATTACACCTTTCGAGTGCATGACAAAAGAAATGGAAACCATTTTGAACGAAGTG ATATGGGACTGTTCGATTCTTCTCCACGGGGATTCCGTGAGTTCATGACACAAACTAAATTCAAAGATATAGAAAATGGCTATGTGGTGGGTGACACTTGCCATATAGATGTAGAACTTAAAGTGCTTGGTTTAGTTAAAGTTGAATAA